From the Paludisphaera mucosa genome, one window contains:
- a CDS encoding UvrD-helicase domain-containing protein, with translation MSATNGDERVSLTSEQQGPLLMRRASVALAAGAGCGKTTVLTERFLREIDGAEGRALRSLAVMTFTEKAARELRQRIRARCRARLSGGTDPAWWTTVLRALEAAPIGTFHEFCGRVLRSRATAIGVDPEFVVLDDVVAGALREQAVGSAIRRLLAARDPDLLDLAVPHTLRTLREMLEDALARRSPDEVDPLCDLEPEEVVARWRDVWTARARPAILARIAPAARACRRVLEPLVDVGPKLANVRRDVLDALAAVESPGCRDDDLDRLREAAKVAGLRGKNDWPDDAVKARVADAFKDLRARVADVREKLAWDDAVTLRSAEETTQFARVAREARADYDSLKVRRRGLDFADLIILTRDALRDLASAPAGASEPDADRDVEPSAIEFVLVDEFQDTDQVQSDVLRLLGREGFLGGRMFVVGDAKQSIYRFRGAEPAIFGRWRGEFPELGRLRLSENFRTVPRILDFVNALFAESFADPGAVVDPLAVRLTPAREDHADGPAVHFFWVEPPAAEGDDEEAAKPSVQECRIREADALARWLRQRLDAGWTIIDRKSGKPRRAHAGDVAILLRAMTDVWPYETALADQGFEYHTIGGSAFYSQQEILDVVNLLSVVEDPLDEVALAGCLRSPFFALSDEGLYWLSRGGLSRGLERAADVPGLSDGDRRQALRARAALARWRGLKDHVPMAELLSTALDESGFAAALVCEFLGARKLANVRKLVETAREFDRRGGFGLADFVGRLRAFADDPPREEQATTTEEDSPSVRIMTVHQAKGLEFPIVVLPDLNKNAGLKTGALGFERALGLVLKPRPATTDLDPALPGSGESLGWLAYRAIEDREEREEALRLFYVAATRARDDLVLSAGFATPLAEVAASVAKLSPALNLLWERFDGRTGRCLAPLPDGWPAPDVAVVDLAAIAPGDEPAAPRARPKLAEIVAAISDAPREDVAAASPTPIPRFVDLESLRLDATRTARLGELIRAAAVDPELLAGADPEEVAARLGSRRTPAANASLRTEAVAWLRAWVASPFFARLRETPPRDVRPCETWTLQGPTTLRGSCDALVRGEDGRRRPLTFLAPGEPEPWGRLRASLSAPALDRKGLGPLGPSWLIRIAPDGSLKSERREPIDDAERDRLYRVWRGEA, from the coding sequence GTGAGCGCGACCAACGGCGACGAGCGGGTCTCGCTGACGAGCGAGCAGCAGGGGCCGCTGCTGATGCGGCGGGCGAGCGTGGCCCTGGCCGCGGGCGCCGGCTGCGGCAAGACGACCGTCCTGACCGAGCGGTTCCTGCGCGAGATCGACGGGGCCGAGGGCCGCGCGCTGCGGTCGCTGGCCGTCATGACGTTCACCGAGAAGGCGGCGCGCGAACTTCGCCAGCGGATCCGCGCCCGCTGCCGCGCCCGGCTCTCCGGCGGGACCGATCCCGCCTGGTGGACGACGGTCCTCCGCGCCCTCGAAGCGGCGCCCATCGGCACGTTCCACGAGTTCTGCGGCCGGGTTCTGCGGAGCCGGGCGACGGCGATCGGCGTCGACCCCGAGTTCGTCGTCCTCGACGACGTCGTCGCCGGCGCGCTCCGCGAGCAGGCCGTCGGCTCGGCGATCCGCCGCCTCCTCGCCGCCCGCGACCCCGACCTGCTCGATCTGGCCGTGCCCCACACCCTGCGGACGCTCCGCGAGATGCTCGAGGACGCCCTCGCCCGCCGCTCGCCCGACGAGGTCGACCCGCTCTGCGACCTGGAGCCCGAAGAGGTCGTCGCCCGCTGGCGCGACGTGTGGACGGCCCGCGCCCGGCCCGCGATCCTGGCGAGGATCGCCCCCGCCGCCCGCGCCTGCCGCCGTGTTTTGGAGCCGCTCGTCGACGTCGGCCCCAAGCTCGCGAACGTCCGCCGGGACGTCCTCGACGCGCTCGCGGCCGTCGAATCCCCGGGCTGTCGCGACGACGACCTGGACCGGCTCCGCGAGGCCGCCAAGGTCGCCGGCCTGCGGGGCAAGAACGACTGGCCCGACGACGCGGTCAAGGCCCGGGTCGCCGACGCCTTCAAGGACCTGCGGGCCCGGGTGGCCGACGTCCGCGAGAAGCTCGCGTGGGACGACGCCGTCACGCTCCGGTCGGCCGAGGAGACGACCCAGTTCGCCCGCGTCGCCCGCGAGGCCCGCGCCGACTACGACTCGCTCAAGGTCCGCCGCCGCGGCCTCGACTTCGCCGACCTCATCATCCTGACCCGCGACGCCCTCCGCGACCTCGCCTCCGCCCCCGCCGGCGCGTCCGAGCCCGACGCCGATCGCGACGTCGAGCCCTCGGCGATCGAGTTCGTCCTGGTCGACGAGTTCCAGGACACCGACCAGGTCCAGAGCGACGTGCTCCGGCTGCTGGGGCGCGAGGGATTCCTGGGCGGCCGGATGTTCGTGGTGGGCGACGCCAAGCAGTCGATCTACCGCTTCCGCGGCGCCGAGCCGGCCATCTTCGGCCGGTGGCGTGGCGAGTTCCCCGAGCTGGGCCGGCTGCGGCTCTCGGAGAATTTCCGGACCGTCCCGCGGATCCTCGACTTCGTCAACGCCCTGTTCGCCGAGTCGTTCGCCGACCCCGGCGCGGTCGTCGACCCGCTCGCCGTCCGCCTCACCCCCGCCCGCGAGGACCACGCCGACGGCCCGGCCGTCCACTTCTTCTGGGTCGAGCCCCCCGCGGCCGAGGGCGACGACGAAGAGGCGGCGAAGCCCTCGGTCCAGGAGTGCCGCATCCGCGAGGCCGACGCCCTGGCGCGATGGCTCCGCCAACGGCTCGACGCCGGCTGGACGATCATCGACCGCAAGTCGGGCAAGCCGCGTCGCGCCCACGCCGGCGACGTCGCGATCCTACTCCGCGCGATGACCGACGTCTGGCCTTACGAGACGGCGCTGGCCGACCAGGGGTTCGAGTACCACACGATCGGCGGCTCGGCGTTCTACTCGCAGCAGGAGATCCTCGACGTCGTCAACCTGCTCTCGGTCGTGGAGGACCCGCTCGACGAGGTGGCCCTGGCCGGCTGCCTGCGGAGCCCGTTCTTCGCCCTGAGCGACGAGGGCCTGTACTGGCTGTCGCGGGGCGGCCTTAGCCGGGGGCTGGAGCGGGCGGCCGACGTGCCGGGCCTCTCCGACGGCGACCGCCGCCAGGCCCTGCGCGCCCGCGCGGCGCTGGCCCGGTGGCGGGGGCTGAAGGACCACGTCCCGATGGCCGAGCTGCTGTCGACCGCGCTCGACGAGTCGGGCTTCGCCGCGGCGCTCGTGTGCGAATTCCTGGGGGCGCGGAAGCTCGCCAACGTGCGGAAGCTGGTCGAGACGGCCCGCGAGTTCGACCGTCGCGGCGGCTTCGGCCTGGCGGACTTCGTCGGCCGGCTGCGGGCGTTCGCCGACGACCCGCCCCGCGAGGAGCAGGCGACGACGACCGAGGAGGACAGCCCCAGCGTCCGGATCATGACGGTCCACCAGGCGAAGGGCCTGGAGTTCCCGATCGTCGTCCTGCCCGACCTGAACAAGAACGCGGGCCTCAAGACCGGCGCGCTGGGCTTCGAACGCGCGCTGGGATTGGTCCTCAAGCCCCGGCCGGCGACGACGGACCTCGACCCGGCCCTGCCGGGGAGCGGCGAGAGCCTGGGCTGGCTCGCCTATCGGGCGATCGAGGACCGCGAGGAGCGCGAAGAGGCCCTGCGGCTCTTCTACGTCGCCGCCACGCGGGCCCGCGACGACCTCGTCCTGTCGGCCGGCTTCGCGACGCCGCTCGCCGAGGTCGCCGCCTCGGTGGCCAAGCTCTCGCCCGCGCTCAACCTGCTGTGGGAGCGTTTCGACGGCCGGACCGGACGCTGCCTGGCCCCCCTCCCGGACGGCTGGCCCGCGCCCGACGTCGCCGTCGTCGACCTCGCGGCGATCGCCCCCGGCGACGAGCCGGCCGCCCCTCGCGCCCGCCCGAAGCTCGCGGAGATCGTCGCCGCGATCTCCGACGCGCCGCGCGAGGACGTCGCCGCGGCTTCGCCGACGCCCATCCCCCGGTTCGTCGACCTCGAATCGCTCCGGCTCGACGCCACGCGCACGGCCCGGCTCGGCGAGCTGATCCGCGCGGCGGCCGTCGACCCCGAGCTGCTCGCCGGCGCCGACCCCGAGGAGGTCGCCGCCCGCCTGGGGAGCCGTCGCACGCCGGCCGCGAACGCCTCGCTCCGCACCGAGGCCGTGGCCTGGCTCCGGGCCTGGGTCGCCAGCCCGTTCTTCGCCAGGCTGCGCGAGACGCCCCCGCGCGACGTCCGCCCGTGCGAGACCTGGACGCTGCAAGGCCCGACCACCCTGCGGGGCTCGTGCGACGCCCTCGTCCGCGGCGAGGACGGCCGCCGGCGGCCCCTGACGTTCCTCGCGCCCGGCGAGCCCGAGCCCTGGGGCCGGCTGCGGGCCTCGCTCTCCGCACCCGCCCTCGACCGCAAGGGGCTCGGCCCCCTCGGCCCCTCGTGGCTGATCCGCATCGCCCCGGACGGGTCGTTGAAGTCCGAGCGCCGCGAGCCGATCGACGACGCGGAGCGGGATCGGCTTTATCGTGTGTGGCGGGGCGAAGCGTGA
- a CDS encoding undecaprenyl-diphosphate phosphatase, with protein sequence MLIDWIEALVLGVVQGVTEFLPVSSDGHLLVTQQLFAWLTGVNRGGDENIFFDVMLHLGTTAAILYHYRGPIRLGLRGLLYDDPDVGPDFRRPMVKHVVTLAIVATLPLVPFALFLKKWVDGLFESDTAAPVGFLISAAVLGLVSLKMRGPDASGRGPAATTWVDALLIGGAQMLAPLPGVSRSGTTIVAALLLGLSRVWAVRFSLMIAVPAVLGAVANELKDAIKDPDKLGLTSDRVAQTLVAMVLAGTVGYAAILWLIRVVRSGKLWYFSVYLVVLAVVVLGLVSAKRGGSDVGASSNALDGTSRRLDGGPAAATGPLGPGGAVDRPDAPRP encoded by the coding sequence ATGCTGATCGATTGGATCGAAGCCCTGGTCCTCGGCGTGGTCCAGGGCGTCACGGAATTCCTCCCCGTCTCCAGCGACGGGCACCTGCTCGTCACGCAGCAGTTGTTCGCCTGGCTGACGGGCGTCAACCGCGGCGGCGACGAGAACATCTTCTTCGACGTGATGCTCCACCTCGGCACCACGGCCGCCATCCTGTACCACTACCGGGGCCCGATCCGCCTGGGCCTGCGCGGGCTGCTCTACGACGACCCCGACGTCGGCCCCGACTTCCGGCGGCCCATGGTCAAGCACGTCGTGACGCTGGCGATCGTCGCGACCCTCCCCCTGGTCCCGTTCGCGCTCTTCCTCAAGAAGTGGGTCGACGGCCTGTTCGAGAGCGACACGGCCGCGCCGGTCGGCTTCCTGATCTCGGCGGCGGTGCTGGGGCTGGTGTCGCTCAAGATGCGCGGCCCGGACGCGAGCGGACGGGGGCCGGCGGCGACGACCTGGGTCGACGCCCTGCTGATCGGCGGGGCGCAGATGCTGGCCCCCCTGCCCGGCGTCAGCCGCAGCGGCACCACGATCGTCGCCGCGTTGCTGCTGGGCCTGTCGCGGGTCTGGGCGGTCCGGTTCAGCCTGATGATCGCCGTCCCGGCCGTCCTGGGCGCGGTCGCGAACGAGCTGAAGGACGCGATCAAGGACCCGGACAAGCTCGGGTTGACCTCCGACCGCGTGGCGCAGACGCTCGTCGCGATGGTCCTGGCCGGGACGGTCGGTTACGCCGCGATCCTCTGGCTGATCCGCGTTGTCCGTTCCGGGAAGCTGTGGTATTTTTCTGTATACTTGGTCGTGCTCGCGGTGGTGGTGCTGGGGCTCGTCTCGGCGAAGCGAGGAGGGAGCGACGTTGGCGCCTCATCGAACGCTCTGGACGGGACCTCCCGGCGCCTCGACGGCGGGCCGGCTGCTGCAACTGGACCCCTCGGTCCGGGAGGCGCAGTGGATCGTCCCGACGCCCCTCGCCCGTGA
- the pgsA gene encoding CDP-diacylglycerol--glycerol-3-phosphate 3-phosphatidyltransferase: protein MRPPMPAESHAVAEAEAPPRPAGAFWNVPNTLTVSRLGLAALVFAATSLGWYGWALGLFLAAALSDALDGYFARLLDQDTPLGRQLDPLIDKVIVSGAYIYLAAIPGTGVLPWMVTAIVARELLIQGLRSLLEGQGQAFGAKAAGKLKTVFQCLSISAVLLVLWLGTPPQGLTLLRDAFTWTAVGLTLYSGASYLWGAGPALRGEAARRR from the coding sequence GTGAGGCCCCCCATGCCCGCCGAGAGCCACGCCGTCGCCGAAGCCGAGGCCCCCCCGCGGCCGGCGGGCGCGTTCTGGAACGTCCCCAACACCCTGACCGTCAGCCGCCTCGGGCTGGCGGCCCTGGTCTTCGCGGCGACGTCCCTGGGCTGGTACGGCTGGGCCCTCGGCCTGTTCCTCGCCGCCGCCCTGTCCGACGCGCTCGACGGCTACTTCGCCCGCCTGCTCGACCAGGACACGCCGCTGGGCCGCCAGCTCGACCCCCTGATCGACAAGGTGATCGTCTCGGGGGCCTACATCTACCTCGCCGCGATCCCCGGCACCGGCGTCCTCCCCTGGATGGTGACGGCGATCGTCGCCCGCGAGCTGCTGATCCAGGGCCTCCGCAGCCTGCTCGAAGGCCAGGGCCAGGCGTTCGGGGCCAAGGCGGCGGGCAAGCTCAAGACCGTCTTCCAGTGCCTGTCGATCTCGGCCGTGCTGCTCGTCCTCTGGCTCGGCACGCCCCCGCAGGGCCTGACGCTGCTCCGCGACGCCTTCACCTGGACCGCCGTCGGCCTGACCCTCTACAGCGGCGCGAGCTACCTCTGGGGCGCCGGCCCCGCGCTCCGGGGCGAGGCCGCGCGGAGGCGGTGA
- a CDS encoding PD-(D/E)XK nuclease family protein, protein MSVWASLRLRDRNAHSSGEGDHLVFLDFEGRTQAQWRILRDVLERPRSVDVTLCHQDLPGRAELYLATSKVRSRLLELDLGLVESVVPSSSHRPPGLRAVDTLLFSESSPRIETAEGLSIWGGPAGMDLGRMVAREVKGLVAQGVDPDEILVAFPRWDDQAEAACEAMRRAGLPIHDAAPKALDVDPAVAATLQAARIPLEDWEAELVIRFLRNGQLRPAWGEHVDRLALAEAASTLREMSVFRGRRQILAALARAIARNEDAPDKAERDRRRRKIEQATRAHPILENLIGAIDPLSRPRPWAEHAAELRRAVESLGLGRRDGRALEALWDALEDRAAIFERLGRGRVAVSWEEFVDELADIASEIAAPQPTPPAGSIRTALVDEVDGCRAGHVLLVGLVEGSFPRRPAVQRFLELKPGEEPGEAAREAYSAEALRFARVLGSAERGAHLFYPTTDAKGQPLLRAGFLDDLLGALTTAAESACHQAHRRFHPALLDREDLALAPADARVLAAALAGEKGRTARLRDLARDPAHRGPLEGAAAALVALERRRKGAPFGAFEGLIEDPEARARLAREFGPVDHTFSPSQLETYLTCPFQFFSRHVLHLEPIVERDELDEDYTERGSRLHDILEEFEKRRAEAEGAAPDDRLLTAAIDKVLAREVEELSELDLGLREIEHGQIQRIIAQYAHQRAEYETQAPSAPAPKWFEFGFGEAGTEHPEFELSLGAEVVRLKGRIDRIDLLETPTGSRFRVIDYKSGYPPSAKDVTEGRMLQLPLYAMAVERLLYQSGQAGLLDVGYWGLKDKGYRPIVFEQWQEVREALVARVFAVIQRLRGGAFQVAPQKDGCETYCEYRSVCRIRQVRAADKKVEADAGPAAAADRTLGGRPAKAGRTKAGRP, encoded by the coding sequence ATGTCCGTCTGGGCGTCGCTGCGGCTCCGCGACCGCAACGCCCATTCGTCGGGAGAGGGCGACCACCTGGTCTTCCTCGACTTCGAGGGCCGGACGCAGGCGCAGTGGCGGATCCTCAGGGACGTGCTCGAACGCCCCCGGTCGGTCGACGTGACGCTCTGCCACCAGGACCTTCCCGGCCGCGCCGAGCTGTACCTGGCGACCTCGAAGGTGCGATCCCGGCTGCTGGAGCTGGACCTGGGGCTCGTCGAGTCGGTCGTGCCCTCGTCGTCCCATCGGCCGCCGGGGCTGAGGGCGGTGGACACCTTGCTGTTCAGCGAGTCGTCCCCGCGGATCGAGACCGCCGAGGGCCTGTCAATCTGGGGCGGCCCGGCCGGGATGGACCTGGGGCGGATGGTCGCGCGCGAGGTGAAGGGGCTCGTCGCCCAGGGCGTCGACCCCGACGAGATCCTCGTCGCCTTCCCGCGCTGGGACGACCAGGCGGAGGCGGCCTGCGAGGCGATGCGGCGGGCCGGCCTGCCGATCCACGACGCCGCCCCGAAGGCCCTGGACGTCGACCCGGCCGTCGCGGCCACGCTCCAGGCGGCGCGGATCCCGCTGGAGGACTGGGAGGCCGAGCTGGTCATCCGCTTCCTCCGCAACGGCCAGTTGCGGCCCGCCTGGGGCGAGCACGTCGACCGCCTGGCGCTCGCCGAGGCCGCGTCGACGCTCCGCGAGATGTCCGTCTTCCGGGGCCGGCGGCAGATCCTCGCGGCCCTCGCGCGAGCGATCGCCCGCAACGAGGACGCCCCCGACAAGGCCGAGCGCGACCGCCGCCGCCGCAAGATCGAGCAGGCGACGCGGGCGCACCCGATCCTGGAGAACCTGATCGGCGCGATCGACCCGCTGAGCCGGCCCCGGCCGTGGGCGGAACACGCCGCCGAGCTGCGCCGGGCCGTCGAATCGCTGGGGCTCGGCCGCCGCGACGGCCGCGCGCTGGAGGCACTGTGGGACGCCCTGGAAGATCGCGCCGCGATCTTCGAACGCCTGGGCCGCGGCCGGGTCGCCGTCTCGTGGGAGGAGTTCGTCGACGAGCTGGCCGACATCGCCTCCGAGATCGCCGCGCCGCAGCCTACGCCCCCGGCCGGCTCGATCCGCACGGCCCTGGTCGACGAGGTCGACGGCTGCCGCGCGGGGCACGTCCTGCTGGTCGGGCTGGTGGAGGGCAGCTTCCCGAGGCGGCCGGCCGTCCAGCGGTTTTTGGAGCTGAAGCCCGGCGAGGAGCCCGGCGAGGCCGCCCGCGAGGCGTATTCGGCCGAGGCGCTGCGGTTCGCCCGGGTGCTGGGCTCGGCCGAGCGCGGGGCGCACCTGTTCTACCCGACGACCGACGCCAAGGGGCAGCCGCTGCTCCGCGCCGGGTTCCTCGACGACCTGCTCGGCGCGCTCACGACCGCGGCCGAGTCGGCGTGCCACCAGGCCCACCGGCGGTTCCACCCCGCCCTGCTGGACCGCGAGGACCTGGCGCTCGCGCCGGCGGACGCCCGGGTGCTGGCTGCGGCCCTGGCCGGCGAGAAGGGCCGGACGGCCCGGCTCCGCGACCTGGCCCGCGACCCGGCCCACCGCGGCCCGCTCGAAGGGGCGGCGGCCGCGCTCGTCGCCCTGGAACGTCGCCGCAAGGGCGCCCCCTTCGGCGCGTTCGAGGGGCTCATCGAGGATCCCGAGGCCCGCGCGCGGCTGGCCCGCGAGTTCGGCCCGGTCGACCACACCTTCAGCCCCAGCCAGCTCGAAACGTACCTGACCTGCCCCTTCCAGTTCTTCAGCCGCCACGTCCTCCACCTGGAGCCGATCGTCGAGCGCGACGAGCTGGACGAGGACTACACCGAGCGCGGCAGCCGCCTGCACGACATCCTGGAGGAGTTCGAGAAGCGCCGGGCCGAGGCCGAGGGCGCGGCCCCCGACGACCGGCTGCTGACCGCGGCGATCGACAAGGTGCTGGCCCGCGAGGTCGAGGAGCTGAGCGAGCTGGACTTGGGCCTCCGCGAGATCGAGCACGGCCAGATCCAGCGGATCATCGCCCAGTACGCCCACCAGCGCGCCGAGTACGAGACCCAGGCGCCGTCCGCCCCCGCGCCCAAATGGTTCGAGTTCGGCTTCGGCGAGGCCGGCACCGAGCACCCCGAGTTCGAGCTGTCGCTGGGCGCCGAGGTCGTCCGCCTCAAGGGCCGGATCGACCGCATCGACCTGCTGGAGACGCCGACCGGCTCGCGGTTCCGCGTCATCGACTACAAGAGCGGCTACCCGCCGAGCGCGAAGGACGTGACCGAGGGCCGCATGCTCCAGCTCCCGCTCTACGCCATGGCCGTCGAGCGGCTGCTGTACCAGAGCGGCCAGGCCGGCCTGCTCGACGTGGGCTACTGGGGCCTGAAGGACAAGGGCTACCGGCCGATCGTCTTCGAACAGTGGCAGGAGGTCCGCGAGGCCCTGGTCGCCCGCGTCTTCGCCGTGATCCAGCGCCTCCGGGGCGGGGCCTTCCAGGTCGCGCCGCAGAAGGACGGCTGCGAAACCTACTGCGAATACCGCAGCGTCTGCCGCATCCGCCAGGTCCGCGCCGCCGACAAGAAGGTCGAGGCCGACGCCGGGCCCGCGGCGGCGGCCGACAGGACGCTGGGCGGCCGGCCGGCCAAGGCCGGGCGGACGAAGGCGGGCCGGCCGTGA